The following nucleotide sequence is from Tribolium castaneum strain GA2 chromosome 5, icTriCast1.1, whole genome shotgun sequence.
TTGAGCGGTCTTGTGACAATTGTGGCGACCCTCACTGTcactattatattttttgcctCTTATCAATACGGTACTAAAACCTACTccttatttattgtatttatgACGGTTATTTTGCCCTATTTTATCAATCTGTTGATGGAATTGCAATATTGTCACTACTTGAACATTTTGAGAGTGAGATATCAACTCCTGAATGAATATTTAGAAACTTTGGTTCAAGAAACTAACCGCACATCAGTTGAGGGTTGGACTGATGTTTCAAATGTGAAACGCAAATCAAAAGAAATTAGCAAACTCCCAAAAAGCATGTTGGCGATTTCAGACCCCGTTTTTATAGTGGACCAAGTTGCAGCCCTTCATATTAAACTCACAGATACTGCACATATGATCAATTACGCTTTTTGTGTCCAACAACTCTTACGAATCACTGTGGCGTTTATTAGTATCGTTACAGCCCTGTTTTTAgttgcaattaattttaacaaatcttCGTCTGAGGAAAATGAGGGCAAGACGACACAgctcgattatttttttaccttttggGCGTTTTCCAACGCTTGCGAAGTGATGGCCATCGTTTGGATAACCAGCGAGACTTGCGAGGAAGTGAGTAAAAAGtgttacaaataatttgtaaatcaTTTCAATTAAGCGGATTTTCGCTTGATCGCCgattctaattattttttcttgtcgAATCAATAGGCcaagtaaaaaaacaaggtAGTTGAATAACAAACTCAAACGAGTAAAACAAAcaatcaattaaataaaaatgtttccgattgtataatttgattttttttttcgtatttttttctcaacCCTTGTCTGTATTTACTATTTAGCGATGGGATGTGACAAGTTTGTAACTTTCCTCCGTGTCTTATTTTATTACGGCGGTTGCAGTGCCACAGGATGCACATCAACAATGTGTAACGTTATTATTGGGTAACTTCATTACGTGTAACTTTTACTTGCAAATGGATTCTAATCCAAGCCTCGAATAGTTTGCTTGGATGGTAACATTATTCCAGTAAAATTTCATCGATCGTTATCAGACTTGTTGGTgtaatttgttattataataGATAATGAATCGCTCAACTAATTAATCTTATGCGATCTGTTTCCAGGCGAATACGTGCCCTcgaattttgcataaaattagGAACAATACAACGAATACAAATCTGCAAGACACGGTAAATATTTAAGTGGATTAAGCGACTCAACAAGAGATAATTCCAGATTGAAATATACTCTCTTCAAATGTACCACAACCGATTGTATTTCACAGTTTGTGGACTATTTCCGCTGGATTACACCCTGCTGTACACCGTACGATTtggatttggaaaaaatcagaCTTGggattatgttttttttttagattgtaGCCGGCGTGACGACGTATTTAGTAATCCTGATTCAGTTTAACAATTCTGACTTTGTCCAGCGAAACTCCACCGAGTTTGACAACGCGACagaaagttattaaaaaaatgagtgtgcgaatgaatgaaaaataaaacggGCTGCTGCTTAATTGAAATACGAAACCTCTTGTGGCCCCAATTGCATATTCAACGGCTCGTAATTAATATTTCGCCTCAATTTCCGAAAGTAATTGGCAAGTTGACActggaaattgttttaaagttGGTTCAAATATTGCCTGGTCCACCTAAAATGGAGCCGTGATTTATGACTCACTCCGGGCTAGCCAAGACTTAGTTTTAGCTATTATGTATAAGTTGAGGCCACACGTGATATCCCAAAGTCTGGACTCTACTGATAATATTGAAATTAGTTGCGCTCTGAAGCAAGTTATTATCGTCCCACCTATCCcacatttaaatattgttgcacagatattttaattaaaaagcggCAAATAATTTGCACTAATGATTCTTTATCTGGCACCGTCTTTTCTCCAAAACTAATTTAAGTTAGGGAAAGATGTGCATCAAGTCTTGCAAACTTAAcgataattttgataattcaCTTTGATAATAAGGTTTGAAGCGAGAGTTGAGCgaataataaatttccaaaatttttacaaacacctcgacatttaaataaatttttatctctcgaCATTGTTATAATGAAGTCGCGCCGGCACAGAAGCGCCCGTAATTTAGATTTATTTCAGCCACTCGACGCCACAACTTTTGATTCTTTCGGCAAATAAAAAGCGGCTTTATCACAAGATATTTAAGCATTTCCGctgtatttgttttattgctaATAAAGGGACGGTGAGTGTTTTTTGAGCAACACAAGAGCTTGTTACGGTTCAAAACTTTATTACCTAGAACAAACTCAACATCTACACTTATTAcacaaacgaaattatgactTTGAAGCGCTTCATGTAAACACTTAGTTGCACGACCATCGGAAAATTGCTATAAAAGTTTTAGTTAGTCTTTCgttcataaattaaaaactctacCACTATAACAATAACATGGCCTTACTGACTAAATAGTATCACATTTTGTACATGTACATACTAAAAGTATCAGATTTACTCGTATGTATACAGAATATATTACAGTTCTATTCCTCCGTCATTTTATTGCCATCATGGGTATAAAACAACAATCATAAAAGGAAccacaataatttaataatcaaCGAGTCACAAATTTCCAATCTAACCCCAGCTCagactgaaaatttgtataaaatcgtaaaagaataaacaaaatttaggcACGCTTCACTTTTTACCAATCAAGATTTCATTATCTTAACACTACCATTACTAAAAGAAAGTTTACCACACACAGAGCACTGAAACCCAGATGTCCACTTCCATTCCCAtctgcaaaaaataacaaatcacTCACTTTCAAGTCTTAATACAAAATgtataacaaaaagtaaaatatttacgcgatttttgcattatgtaaGCCTTTGAATATTAAAAGACTTCAGCCCTAAATAGACACTTTGTATTTCCCCGCTGAAAGCGATTTAAATCTGAAATACCCCCTAAACGCATTAGAATTCAAGAATTACCTATTATCTCGTCAACTTGAC
It contains:
- the LOC107398022 gene encoding putative gustatory receptor 28a; translated protein: MIYFRHLYVNILIHLSGLVTIVATLTVTIIFFASYQYGTKTYSLFIVFMTVILPYFINLLMELQYCHYLNILRVRYQLLNEYLETLVQETNRTSVEGWTDVSNVKRKSKEISKLPKSMLAISDPVFIVDQVAALHIKLTDTAHMINYAFCVQQLLRITVAFISIVTALFLVAINFNKSSSEENEGKTTQLDYFFTFWAFSNACEVMAIVWITSETCEEANTCPRILHKIRNNTTNTNLQDTIEIYSLQMYHNRLYFTVCGLFPLDYTLLYTIVAGVTTYLVILIQFNNSDFVQRNSTEFDNATESY